Proteins from one Fragaria vesca subsp. vesca linkage group LG6, FraVesHawaii_1.0, whole genome shotgun sequence genomic window:
- the LOC101296590 gene encoding ABC transporter B family member 19-like, whose product MAESTEPTKTLPEAEKKKEQSLPFYQLFSFADKYDCLLMVSGSIGAIIHGSSMPVFFLLFGEMVNGFGKNQMDLHKMTAEVAKYALYFVYLGLIVCVSSYAEIACWMYTGERQVSTLRKKYLEAVLKQDVGFFDTDARTGDIVFSVSTDTLLVQDAISEKVGNFIHYLSTFLAGLVVGFVSAWRLALLSVAVIPGIAFAGGLYAYTLTGLTSKSRESYANAGIMAEQAIAQVRTVKSYVGESKALNSYSDAIQNTLQLGYKAGMAKGLGLGCTYGIACMSWALVFWYAGVFIRNGQTDGGKAFTAIFSAIVGGMSLGQSFSNLGAFSKGKSAGYKLMEIIKQKPTIIQDQLDGKCLSEVNGNIELKEVTFSYPSRPDVIIFRNFSIFFPAGKTIAVVGGSGSGKSTVVSLIERFYDPNHGQVLLDGVDIRTLQLKWLRDQMGLVNQEPALFATTILENILYGKADATMDEVEAAASAANAHSFITLLPNGYNTQVGERGVQLSGGQKQRIAIARAMLKDPKILLLDEATSALDASSESIVQEALDRLMVGRTTVVVAHRLSTIRNVDSIAVIQQGQVVETGTHEELIAKAGAYSSLIRFQEMVGNRDFRNPSTRCSRSSRLSHSLSTKSLSLRSGSLRNLSYSYSTGADGRIEMISNAETDRKTRAPRGYFFRLLKLNAPEWPYSIMGAIGSVLSGFIGPTFAIVMSNMIEVFYYRNPASMERKTKEYVFVYIGAGLYAVVAYLIQHYFFSIMGENLTTRVRRMMLAAILRNEVGWYDEEENNSSLLASKLATDAADVKSAIAERISVILQNMTSLLTSFIVAFIVEWRVSLLILATFPLLVLANFAQQLSLKGFAGDTAKAHAKTSMIAGEGVSNIRTVAAFNAQDKILSLFCHELRIPQLGSLRRSQTAGLLFGLSQLALYASEALILWYGAHLVSKGVSTFSKVIKVFVVLVVTANSVAETVSLAPEIIRGGEAVGSVFSILDRQTRIDPDDPEAEVVETIRGEIELRHVDFAYPSRPDIMIFKDFNLRIRTGQSQALVGASGSGKSTVIALIERFYDPIVGKVMIDGKDIRRLNLKSLRLKIGLVQQEPALFAASIFDNIAYGKEGATEAEVIEAARTANVHGFVSGLPDGYKTPVGERGVQLSGGQKQRIAIARAVLKDPTILLLDEATSALDAESECVLQEALERLMRGRTTVLVAHRLSTIRGVDSIGVVQDGRIVEHGSHSELVSRPDGAYSRLLQLQNHRI is encoded by the exons ATGGCTGAGAGCACAGAGCCAACCAAGACACTGCCGGAGGCAGAGAAGAAGAAAGAGCAGAGCCTACCGTTCTACCAGCTCTTCTCTTTTGCTGACAAGTATGATTGCCTTCTCATGGTCTCCGGCAGCATAGGAGCCATCATTCACGGCTCTTCCATGCCCGTGTTCTTCTTATTGTTCGGTGAAATGGTTAATGGGTTCGGAAAAAACCAGATGGACTTGCACAAAATGACGGCCGAAGTTGCCAAG TATGCTCTGTATTTCGTCTACCTCGGCCTCATCGTGTGCGTGTCATCCTACGCCG AGATTGCATGCTGGATGTACACCGGAGAAAGACAAGTGAGCACTCTGAGGAAGAAGTATCTGGAAGCGGTGCTGAAACAAGACGTGGGGTTTTTCGACACAGATGCAAGAACAGGTGACATAGTCTTCAGCGTCTCGACGGACACCCTTCTGGTCCAAGATGCCATTAGTGAGAAG GTGGGGAACTTCATACACTATCTTTCAACGTTTCTGGCGGGACTGGTGGTTGGGTTTGTGTCAGCATGGAGGCTGGCTCTGCTGAGTGTGGCAGTCATCCCGGGGATTGCTTTTGCCGGCGGGTTGTATGCCTATACGCTTACAGGGCTCACATCCAAGAGCCGAGAATCGTATGCAAATGCTGGCATTATGGCTGAGCAA GCCATCGCACAAGTTCGAACAGTTAAATCATATGTGGGTGAAAGCAAGGCCTTGAATTCCTATTCAGATGCCATACAGAACACCTTGCAGCTTGGTTACAAGGCTGGAATGGCCAAAGGTCTGGGGTTAGGGTGTACCTATGGCATAGCTTGTATGTCGTGGGCTCTTGTTTTCTGGTATGCTGGTGTGTTTATTCGAAATGGGCAGACTGATGGAGGGAAAGCATTCACAGCCATTTTTTCGGCTATTGTTGGTGGCAT GAGCTTGGGTCAGTCATTTTCCAATCTCGGGGCCTTTAGCAAAGGGAAATCAGCTGGATACAAGTTGATGGAGATCATCAAGCAAAAGCCCACCATAATTCAGGACCAATTGGATGGAAAGTGCTTGTCCGAGGTTAATGGAAACATAGAACTCAAGGAGGTGACATTCAGCTATCCGTCGAGGCCAGATGTTATCATTTTCCGTAATTTCTCAATCTTCTTCCCAGCTGGAAAGACTATTGCCGTAGTTGGCGGCAGTGGTTCTGGGAAAAGCACTGTTGTCTCTCTGATTGAAAGGTTTTATGATCCTAACCATG GGCAGGTTTTGCTGGATGGTGTGGACATAAGAACACTGCAACTGAAATGGTTACGTGATCAGATGGGCCTGGTAAACCAGGAGCCTGCACTTTTTGCTACCACCATTCTTGAGAACATACTCTATGGAAAGGCTGATGCAACAATGGATGAAGTAGAAGCAGCAGCCTCTGCAGCTAATGCTCATAGTTTCATCACGTTGCTTCCTAATGGGTATAACACTCAG GTAGGAGAGCGAGGAGTCCAACTCTCAGGAGGCCAAAAACAGAGAATCGCAATTGCTAGAGCTATGTTGAAAGACCCAAAGATCCTACTCCTAGATGAAGCAACCAGTGCCCTTGATGCAAGCTCTGAAAGCATTGTTCAAGAAGCTCTAGACCGTCTCATGGTAGGGAGGACAACTGTAGTTGTGGCACATCGCCTTTCCACCATAAGAAATGTTGACAGCATTGCAGTTATACAACAAGGGCAAGTTGTAGAGACAGGAACTCATGAAGAACTGATTGCCAAAGCAGGTGCATATTCTTCGTTAATTCGGTTCCAAGAAATGGTTGGAAACAGAGACTTCAGGAATCCATCTACTCGTTGTTCACGATCATCACGGCTAAGCCACTCATTGTCGACCAAGTCTTTGAGCCTCCGGTCTGGCAGCTTAAGGAACCTGAGCTACAGTTACAGTACTGGTGCTGATGGGAGGATAGAGATGATTTCAAATGCTGAGACAGACAGGAAAACTCGAGCTCCAAGGGGATACTTCTTTCGGCTTCTCAAGCTAAATGCACCTGAATGGCCCTATTCAATCATGGGTGCCATAGGATCAGTACTATCCGGGTTTATCGGTCCAACCTTTGCCATTGTTATGAGCAACATGATTGAGGTGTTCTACTACAGAAATCCTGCTTCCATGGAGAGAAAGACAAAGGAGTATGTCTTCGTTTACATAGGAGCTGGGCTATATGCTGTCGTTGCATACTTGATACAACATTACTTCTTCAGCATCATGGGAGAGAACCTCACTACTAGAGTAAGGAGGATGATGCTTGCAG CGATTTTAAGGAACGAAGTTGGATGGTATGATGAAGAGGAGAACAACTCAAGTCTTCTAGCTTCCAAACTGGCCACAGATGCTGCTGATGTGAAATCCGCAATTGCTGAGAGGATTTCTGTAATTCTGCAGAACATGACTTCACTGCTCACTTCATTCATAGTTGCTTTCATTGTGGAATGGAGGGTTTCCCTGCTTATCCTAGCAACTTTCCCGCTTTTAGTTCTTGCCAACTTTGCTCAG CAACTTTCGCTTAAAGGCTTTGCTGGAGACACTGCCAAGGCTCATGCAAAGACGAGCATGATTGCAGGGGAAGGAGTGAGCAACATTCGAACAGTTGCAGCCTTCAATGCACAAGATAAGATCCTATCTCTCTTCTGCCATGAGCTACGCATCCCACAACTAGGAAGCCTTCGTCGGAGCCAAACTGCTGGTCTCCTATTTGGCCTCTCACAGCTTGCCTTATATGCCTCTGAAGCTCTCATTCTGTGGTATGGCGCCCACCTTGTGAGCAAAGGTGTCTCGACCTTCTCCAAAGTCATTAAGGTTTTCGTGGTCCTGGTTGTAACAGCCAATTCAGTAGCAGAAACAGTTAGTCTTGCCCCTGAGATTATTAGGGGTGGTGAAGCTGTTGGCTCTGTGTTTTCAATTCTTGATCGCCAAACCAGGATTGACCCTGATGACCCTGAGGCCGAGGTGGTTGAAACCATTCGTGGGGAGATTGAACTTAGGCATGTTGATTTTGCATACCCTTCACGACCGGATATTATGATCTTTAAAGATTTTAATCTCAGAATCCGTACTGGCCAAAGCCAAGCACTTGTTGGAGCTAGTGGTTCAGGAAAGAGTACTGTGATTGCGTTGATCGAGAGGTTCTATGATCCAATAGTTGGGAAGGTAATGATTGATGGCAAAGACATTCGACGTTTGAACTTGAAGTCTCTTAGGCTGAAAATTGGTTTGGTGCAACAAGAACCTGCTCTCTTTGCAGCAAGCATTTTTGATAACATTGCCTATGGAAAAGAAGGTGCAACCGAAGCAGAAGTGATCGAAGCTGCACGTACAGCCAATGTGCATGGATTCGTTAGTGGACTGCCTGATGGGTACAAAACTCCAGTTGGGGAGAGAGGGGTTCAGCTCTCAGGAGGACAGAAACAAAGAATTGCCATAGCAAGAGCTGTGCTCAAGGACCCAACAATTCTTCTGCTAGATGAGGCCACAAGTGCATTGGATGCAGAATCAGAATGTGTGCTACAAGAAGCACTGGAGAGGCTCATGAGAGGCCGAACCACAGTGTTGGTTGCCCACCGTTTATCAACAATTAGAGGGGTGGACAGCATCGGTGTGGTGCAAGATGGCCGCATTGTGGAACATGGAAGCCACTCAGAACTTGTGAGCCGCCCAGATGGGGCGTATTCGAGACTGTTGCAGCTGCAAAATCATCGTATATGA